The DNA segment TAGACAAGTTCGCAATGAAATGCAATTGGTTTCAGTAGACATTCAGAGAGCTTCCTGATGGTGCCGATGAGGCCACTGTTAGGAGGTATGCCTGGGCCTATATCATGATGATGTTGGGGACTCAGCTATTTGTCAACAAGTCCAGTACTCGCATTTACATTAGATGGCTGCCATACGTAGGCAGACTTGAGGACATGGATGGGTACAATTGGGGATCAGTTTCTCTCTCATGGTTATACCGGTGCATGTTCCGCGTGGGGAACAGGCACGTTGTGAAGTTAGCTGGACAATTACAGCTGCTTCAGTCATGGATCTTCTGGCAGTTCCCTGAATTAGACCCACTAGACATGATACGTTCGGTTGGCCTTTAGCCTCGAGGTGTTATTCTATTCAAATGCATTATTTGTCACAATTATTTGTTGTTAGCTTCATTTAGTGATAACTTGGGTTTGGGTTGCAGATGGTCAGGTCATAACCCTACGGCGAGCGAGAAGGATCTCGAGTTGCGAGTTGGAGGCTCAGGATAGATATCTTACAGGCTGAAAATGTGAGTATTTCAACCACTCTATACAGTTAAAATCTCTCTTGAATTGGCAAAACTATATATTTAACGATGACGTGTCATAACTATTTCTATTCACAGTTCATTTAGATGTCGTATAGCTCTCATGATGTAGTTTAGATCGGGTGCTACCACAGTTTGGTGGAGTACAACCTTGACCCCAAGCATCAATAGATATCGACTTCTTCATGTCAAAGGATGGTAAAGGCGGTGATCGATGGTTCCCACACAGCTTGCAGTTTTGGCACCTCCATTGAGACAACCAGATAGATTATGGGATTCAGTTTGATGTTGAGCCATACCCAAGTCCGTCGCATGAGTTTCTGGATTGGTGGAGCCAGCATGGCAGGAGATTCCTATCACCTAACACCTAATCTCTTCCTCGTTTACCACAGGGCCATTCTTATTCCGGTCGAGGTGACTCAGCGAGGTCCATGTCGAGTTCCTGACAAGGATCGGGTGGATAATGTTCCAAATAGGCGTCGAGTTGAGCGAAGAGCTCATGTTGAGACACGTAGGAACCAGCGTGAGTGGCGGTGCCTCGAGCATGCGACGGCGGGAGGTGAGGACAGGGGTAGAGGTGGTGGATGAGGTACGGGTCGTGCTGGACAGACTGGGAGGGGTGGTCGTCGAGTTAGTGCTGGAGATAGGGGAGAGGTGgacatgatgatgatgacagtCTTGACGAGGATGGTGATGGTGGGGATCATGATGGGGTTGATGGTGGGCATGATGGCGGGCATTATGGCGAAGGTGATGGTGAGATGGGGAGTGGTTTGGAAGAGGTGCGCACGGTGACGGTGGTAGAGTATCCCATGGTGGAGACTGGTATGGTTCTAGTGTGGGTGATGATTTGGAGGAGGGCGGCGGGGGAGATGGCGGAGGGCCATTCGGTGATTACTTTGTCGGTGTCTCCAGTGATGACCAGGCTATAGATGAGAGTCATACATGGGTTAGTCTAGGTCAGCTTCTATCAAACCTGCTAACCAGTGAAGGTCTTGATACGGACTTTGGAGGATTACACTTCCCCATCCAATACATGCTGAAAACCGAGCTATGGCGATACACCTTTGCACACAGGGCTACCAAGTCATACATGAATACGCACAACAAGCTAAGGCATGACAACATGGATAATGAAGTGCCTGAAAATATCCGCAATCACATGTCTGATCCCCGAGTGATACTCAGTAACTACCAAGTGAGAACGACCTAGTAGGCGTGGTCTCGGCAACAGTGAACTTAGAATTATCCCTATCATACAAAGTCACTATGAAACATCGTGACTTCTTCAGATTAGCCTCTATAGACTTCATTAGATGCCGACTAAACTGGTGTCCGGTTTCCAACTAGGCCTCAGCCTCTTTCCCCTTGCGAACAAATAGCTCGGCCAACCTCCCGTACATGGATTTCACCAGTGAACAAATTGGAAGGTTCCTCACTCCCTTTAATATTGAATTCACACACTCGGAGGTATTCGTCGTCATATGTCCGAATCTCCTACCCTTATTCCGATGCTGAGTCCACATCGAATACTCAATCCTGTTAGCCTAGTCATACATGGCAGAGTTTTCATTTCGTAGGATATCAAACCAGTAATCAAATTCAACCTCAATCTTGACATATGTCGCGTTCACCAGAATACTATGCGCATCCTTGCCCTTAAAAGTCAGGGCAAAATTTGCGACCACATGTCGAATACAGAATGCACTGTATGCAGCAGGTAGTAGCCAACCTCCGTCGGGAGCCTTAAGTGCTGCCTTGATACCGTTGTGCCGATCTGATATCACTAGAACACCCGATTGCGGAGTCACGTGCTGGCGAAGGTGGGATGGAAAAAACCGACCATGACTTAGCATTCTCACCCTCCACAAGTGCGAATGCAACGGGCAGAACGTTAGAGTTTCTGTCCTGGGCAATCGCAACGAGCAATGTACCATCATATTTTCTATATAGGTGGGTCCCGTCAATACTGACCAATGGCTTGCGATGCCGGAAGGCCTCAATACATAGTGGGAATGTCCAAAAATTTCGGTGACAATAGGCCTGCTCCTGATCCACTTGCCCACCCACTCGCACAAGACTCGTCCTCAATACTACAACAGTACTAGGCATCGTCATTTGTACACCTAGGACCCATTGCGGCAACTCATTATATGACACGTTCTAATCTCTGTAAATCTGTGCCACGACCTTCTACTTAACCAACCAAACTCTCTTGTAAGTCGGTCTAAAATCGGAATGTGCTTTTGTCACATTCGGCAGTACCTTGATACACACGGCTGCATCAGCTCTAACCATTGGCAGTATGAATACCGAGATCACACGATAATCAAGACTCTTGTGATCACTCGACCAAATACCTTTACGGTAGCGGAGACTGATTtgaatcaaccatgtgcaccgTTGCCAAATTCCTTACACTTTCCAAAGTACTTGCGATAATCGGACTTTACTACTTTATACTGAACCCCGTGTCGAATGCTATAGTTCTTCACGCTTAACACGGCCTCCTCTTTATCCTTAAACTGCTGACCAACCTGAAACTCCGCTAGACTTCTAGTACTCTGTGTATCTCTGACACCAAATCCAACAGATTTGCTGGGAACCCTTTGCTGTCTCATGGCATCCCAATCCAAAGTTGAAAAATACAGGGGGTACTGTTGGGTCCCTGAGCTAGACGCTCCGCCAGCCCCAGCTGGATTACTCGCTACTATGTCACCACCGTTATCATCGGCAATGATGTTCGGATCCACGTCATCATTGTCATCATCATCCCGCAGTAAATCATCTATACCATCCGGTGTGCCACCGTCTAATGAAACCGGTGCTGCATCAGTAATACCAACTCCTCTATCACCACTGTGGTGTATGTCAGTTGCGATGGACGGGGAGACAATCACCATTGCCTCAGGTGCAATCACAGGCACAGATGACGGGGCACCAACAGACCTCTAACTAGAACAGGCTGGCATTGCTGGAGCTGGAGAATTCTGGTTTGAACCTCCTAAACTAGAGACCACATCGACAAGCTTTGCCAAAAGCTTAGGGGTCCTGACCTTGGGAAACTATCGACGACAATGGAACAAAACCTCAAAATCCTCATCACTGCATATGACAAACGAATCGTATTTTACATCATCTCGCAAAATTGTAGTCGGAATTCGATATAATAGCTTCTCAACCGTTTCACGCCTTGCAACCCCAGTTTTTGGATTATAGAATTCAAGAACTCAGCAAAGCTCGTTGTAGATTTTAGAAAAACACTGAGAGGATCCTTTTTAGTAAACTTAATTTCAGAgcgtattttttttcttaatcaaCCTTCTATAGTGCACCAACACTAGAAAACTATCCTCATTAGCCATTGTCTTTCACTCTAATGGCAGGAATTTACATTCACAtcatgtttatatatgttggcgTCACAGTAAATCGAATTTACCTTCTTTGATTTATATGTTCATGGTAATTCGAATCAGTCAAGTTCGAATTATATAAGGAAATTACGATGTGTTATTCGAATTGGTGTCATCCGAATTAGTGAGGTGTTCACGTGCATGCATAATTCAAATCAATCTTATTCGATtcaatatgggtgttaatggatcggatccgatccgcacATTCGCGGTGTTTATCCGAATCCGATACGAAAATTGCGGATATGGATCCGATCCAATCCGCACACTAATAGGATTGGATTACGAATTTTGTGTAGATATCTGCATATCCAATCTGCATATCCGCAAAAATAaggaaataaataagtaaatattctttatatgttttatttcaactaataattatcatatatgttgtattattttaatttattatttaagaaaagtatgtttaatattattttaataataaacatattttaaaaaaatagaaaaaattaattttattgatattttataataaaaatagttttgtattttgtggATATATTCGatatccgatatccgatccgatccataAATGTGCGGATCAGATCGGATCGAATCTAAGTTTAAAAATTGCGGATATTGGATCAAATCTGATCCGATAATTTTAGTacgattttgataaaaattttggCCATATCCGATCTGATTTAATATGAGGTCACCCCTACAATTTAATACAAGATTTTGTTCATGTATAAATCAAATTTGTCACATtcgatttatattttttctataatttaaatTGCTCTTATTCAAATTAGTGTTGGATTGTATAGTTCGAACATGCCTCATTCAATTTACATAAAAACgttcaattaaaaaattcatataacattttttattttgagtgaattgtataattttaatttcatcttAGTTTAAATATACATTTTACCCTAAAATTTATGAATTCATCTTGTAGTTATTCTAGACttactatattttattttatccggAAAACGTGAATAAGGTGTTGATATGAAACGTGCATGCACAGCAgcatcttttttaattttgaaacatTTCCCAACCGTCCCTTTATCATTTTGCTAACTCTCATTCGATttctcattaaaaaaaatgacattatggtttttaactattaattctATCGGATATTTTATCCTTTCTACTAATGTCTTTATTTAAAACTTACATAATTTACTCAAATATAACATTAATTCGACACGGTCaaagaattattaaaaaagacaaaatatCACTATTTTTGTTACTATCATCGCCAATATCTACTGTCATTCTCtacataatttttatattaaggAAAATATAAGTAAACAATGTAAATAAAGTGTGCagataattattctaatattaaaatttagttaaataatttaaagatataatatatttttatttaattgatagttatttatattattcaaaaaagTCAATTAATTACTTAGTAGGCTAGCATAaccttttatattaataatcaattaaaaattttaattgtgtaTTGAGATATTACTTAATATAgtacattaataaatttttacacTATATTAACAAAGAAAGTAACTAAAAACCTAGCAtgattagtttaaaattttgaaagaatgaatttgattaaaaaatattttaaaaattaatttaaaaaacaaataattttttagagattacattaattataaaaaaatattactaaaattaaaaaatatttttttattaaatattattataaaatattactaaaatataaaaattatgctttaaattattataatataatcaTACTAAAATTTACTCATGTAtggtttattttaaaataatcacTATAATTACTATATCATAATCATAGTAGAATCTAGTTACgtataattattttgaaattataaGAGAATTTCATCTAGTTAATTAGAGTTGCACAAAACATGATCACATGGTATTGTTATCATCATAATCCACAAGAACAGTTATAAGAATAAGATCCTATTTTTTCTCCCTCGATTacgcctctctctctctctttctttctttctcaaaCAAATCTTCTGCCATTTCATTCTCTTCTGTCCCCTCTCACACGTCACAACTAAAACAGTTACAACAAAAACATGACGTCGTCCTCGTCCTcctcgtcctcctcctcctcgtcGGAAGAAGAGGAAACCTCCCCCACCACCGCACCTGCCACCGCTCCCACCACCGCACCAGCAAACACCGCCACCACCAACCCCGCCCACCAAGACAAGATCAAATCCGCAATGCAATCCCTCTCTTCAATCCTCTCATCCCCGCTCTCCTCACACGACCCCTCCGCCCTCTACCCTCCCATCTCCGCCCTCCTCCGCCGCCCAAACTCCGGCACCGGCGACAACAACCTCTGCCGCTGGCTATACGATACCTTCCAATCCTCCGTCCCCGATCCATAACCGAAAGCCTCAAGCCGGTTTTGAAGCCGTTCTGTTAGCATTCTACGCGCACGAAACAACCTCACGCGCCGGACAGCCCGTAACCGCCACGCTCCCTGATCTCTCCCAccctagcctctaccacgagtCAAAAACTCCACCGCCTTCGAAAAACTCCGCCACGGATCTCAACATCGCCGTTGTTTCCCCAACGCTCGAGCCTCACGGAACTGTTAGGTCAACGAGAAGAGCAAGAATCGTCGGCGTAGCGTTAGAACTCTTCTACAGCAAGATATCTTCCATGCCGACAGAGTCGAAGGTGGATTTCTGCGAGTTTTGTAAGATTTGGGCGGGACAAGACGGTAGCATGTATAAACATTTCGAGGAAGAAGGAATAACAGAAATCAAAATCGAcgtgaaagagaaagagaaagagaaagagaaaggtaAGGGTAAAGGTAAAGGTGGTGGAAAGGCGGTGGAAGAGACGGCGGCGGCAGAAGGGAGGATACCGATGCCGTGGGAGCTGATGCAGCCGGTGGTGAGGATTCTGGCGCATTGTTTGATGGGACCGGGGAGTAATAAAAATGAGGCGGTGTTTGCGGCGGCGAATGAGGCTTGCCGGTGCTTGTTTGCACGGTCCACGCATGATGTGAACCCCATGGCTATATTGGCCATGAGGAGCTTGTTGAGGCTTTCTAAGACTCTTGATGATGACTTTGATCCAACTGAGTTACCTGTAACTGATATTATTACCCTTTagattgttttttttatatgaatttttaacATATTATTTTTGGCTTAGCAATATCTTCTAATCAAATTTGTTTTATCTGTTCTTTTTGAAGCAGGAAGAGGTTAACTAGTTTCATGTGAAAAATTGTAGTTATAGCTGGTAAACAGTACAATTTATTGGTTTGAATAACTTAACTCGAGATCAATGAacacacaaaattttgtattacCTCAACGTGCCTTGTAACCAGGAAATAGATCCTCTCTAGGAAAAAAAACacttgagaaaataaaatgttatcttttatttttaattctttaaatgtgatcaaaattaaataaaaaaaataaaaaattaaattatacatcgAATagcatccaattttttttcaccGGAAATAATTCACTCCCTTGTAACCATCGGGTTCAAGGATAGATGATCGATGCTTAATTGTAATGCTGGAAACTAAAGTAATACGTAAATGGTAAAGATTATTATACGTGAGAGAACTCAAATAAGACGAATTAGACTAGAGACAACAAAACTTGAAAATATTGTACACAAAGTTATCAATAGAGTTATGTTGTTTATGCTGTTGGAATGTTAGAGTTCAACACACATGTAGGGAAGGACTGAGGAGAGTTTCAAAGTTAATTCTTGATTCCATTTGTTGATAATCCTCCCAGTGATTACAGAAGGGAGTTATTATCCCTTTAATTTCGAAACAAAACTCACTcacaattattttaatataaatcaacagtttaaaattattagatattttgttataattggttaaattattatttaatagttttaactattaaatttatGTGAAACCaatatgtgaattttttttattttataatttattgttttccgttgcaataaaaaattttgtattcgacactttaattttttttcatttttttaaaggtttgagattaacaaattttattattgtggcaatatatatttgatttaaagGCACCAACTCAAATAAAGATTCCAAAGCAACTTTTTCTAAAACGTCACGTGgcaaaacctaaaccatacatTTTAAAGCCACACTTTTAACTACATAACACTTAAAATCATAGCATTTTATgagaaaagcgtcacctaatagaaaaaagtaaattagaagatttaagagaagaaataattaaattatcaaaattaatagatcaaaaactaatgattttaactaatgttaattataatgataccaaattcttaaaatcaatacaaaatgatttttctcaaaatctttattttactataagttttttcgaaggacttcaaaaacctgaaaaaacttatatttcacatgaaatttctaaaaaatgctACCATGAaaatgattccccacatctCTATCATACGTTTAACctacaattaaattctatagtagatatgcttgaagaaatattagtatccataaattttcaaagaaataaggaaaaagaggaaCCTAATATAAACgaaattaaacaaatattaaataaatattttcagaaagagaatcacaaagaagaaaaaattcaaaatatagccaacataataaaactaaaagtaaaaccaccattgaaattatgaatattgaagaaaaattagaagaagttacaatgctttttaaacaattaaaaatggctcaagaaaataatattatggaacaagaatttcaaatagaagaagaattagtaaattctgaaaatatagaaaatgaagaacacatcctagattattcaagtgatgaagaaccagcaattccaatacaagtaaaaaatgaagctggaacatctaaggataatcaatctcaatttaaatgggaaacaggttttgaaaattatgcttttaaaaagggatttataaataaaaattcaaaatatacaaaaataccatcaaatacgttcctaaaatccaggaaacggaaggagaaagaatgctcgatttagactgtaaaaagaatgaaaaagaaattttcgagaactggttgaattccttcttattagaagcttttactaatccaaaacttAGTGAATTGTCTGGAGGAGATATCTGGAATTATATAGGGTTTTATACTAAAGGAACTgtaagagattatatgacatcaatagaaaactaaataatagaagaattaacaacaaaaacaacagtttacaaTAAGATATTacatataatgatgattctatataaagaattttttggaaaaaatattatagatcatagacaagaagtctataataaagaatatcaagaagcgaaaaaccatttagctaatattcaaatatatgatttatgtaatGTGGAATCttacatatgtgaatatagaatacattattataaactaaaagaagaagataaaaaccattatcttagtatgtatataacaaaatttCCATAccctgctaatgaatttataatgggaagatttataagagaaataaatagagaacaattgaaaataattttggggGGAACAACCtctgcaataagagaggaaataaaagaacgttgtatgcaagaagcaactcaaaaaaaatttgaaaatataattataatttgctgtcaggataacgaagaaatacctcaaaaatatggtcttaataaaaattttcaaagaaaaagaaaatatcaatttagaaaaagaaaatactatcaaaattgaagaaaaaagaggtattttagaaaaagaagtaacaataaaaacaaaaaacaaaaaaatgactattgcccaaataaaaaaagaaaattgtaagtgttggtattgccaagaagaaggacactatgcaaataaatgtccaaaaaagaaggataaaaaagatcttaccaaacaattagaaattgctaagtcttaTTTCATGGAACCATTAGAAGAATCAGATGATAAtttagactatatttttgaatatgtctcagaGACAAACTCAAAGACTGAGCAATAATgccacatttattactataaaaataacagaaaagtttataaatgctttcataGATACTGGAGCAACACAATACTTTGCCAGtacaaatataaaacttgattggaaaaaattaaagaaaccattaagagttagaatagctgacaaatcaatacataaaattgaccaaaaagtaGAAATGActgaaatatttattcaaaattataggttcattgttccatccatatatatgttagattttggaatggattttatcataggaaaCAACTTCTTAAAactatatcatccattcattcaagaattaacatatatagttttaaaagctccacacgattcttcaataaataaaaaatcaaaacgtataaAGATACCAACTACTACCatagataagattttaaaatttaaaaattttctatattagaaacatgttatttaaatttatattttcagataaatatcccaaaaaataatcttgaaataaaaataaaagaactttTGGATGAAACTTGCcctgaaaatcctttagatgttaaaaatacaaataaagaattagtaagcattaaattaatatgttgaaaacaataatgaaattaaaaggggaaaacgaagaatggttattaactataaaaagatgaatgaagcaactattggtgatgctcataaacCTCCAAAAAAAGATTCTATTTtggaaaaaatcaaaggagcaatttggttttcatctcttgatgtaaaatcaggatattggcaacttcgtttagacgaataaacaaagaaattaactgcttttacttgcccaacaaaagaatcaacaagtgtgttgctctatgaatggaatgttttaccattcggattaaaacaaGCCCCATGTATctatcaaagatttatggaaaaaaatctaaaagagttaaatgaatttattttagtttacatTGAtggtatattaatttttacaaaacaggataaagaagatcatcttcaaaaattattaatagttttagaaagatgtaaagaaaaaggattagttcttagcaaaaagaaagaaaaaattgcaaGACAAGAAATAGAATttcttgagttaattttatCCACTCAAGGAAAActaaaacttcaaccaaatattttagaaaaggtaaatttattccctaataaaatagaagatagaaaacaattacaaaaatttttagggtgtataaattatatttctgatcaaggatttttttaaagaatataacagaatacactaaaaacttatttccaaaaataagtactaaaaaagaatagaaatggaaagaaaaatatagtATGCAAATTCAAAGAATCAAAGTATTATGTGAAAAGCTTCTGGAACTTTATATTCCAGtagaaaatgactacttaatagtagaaacagatgcttcagacataacctggtcaggatgtctaaaagctaagaaagctataaaaagtttgaaacaagaaaaagaatcactagattctaaatattccccaaaggaattactttgcaggtatatttTAGGGATTTTTACTCCAATAGAACAGAGATACACTactcatgaaaaggaaactctagcagcaattaaatctcttaaaaaatggaaaattgaCTTACTACCCAAAGAATTTACATTAAAGACAGATTCAAGTTACCTAACAGGTTTCATTCGATacaatttaaaagttgattataatcatgggTGATTGGTAAGAtgacaattatttttgttacaatatccaataaaaattgaatatattaagggtgacaaaaatattattgcagatacattaacaagagaatggatTTCGTGTACAACACATTAAatcaataaattcaaaaatatcagCAAGAACTCGAAGAATGCAACcattgtcagcaaataaggacacagatccaatccctcaagaaggccattgaaacaatgaaatcaacacaacaagcaaaaccatcagagttcaaCCAACTAAGCATGGTGGACAAAccaggtgaagaaaaaatttcagaaaataaaacaattgctgaaattattaaaaaatccacAAAAGACAAAAAACATTATGTGatttataatggccccatgaaaggagtatatgatgcctgggaaaaaATAGCACCATTCACACATCAATCAAAGATAGTTCATAAAGGAGGATTTTCAACACTAGAAGAGGCAAAGGAATCCttcagggaatatgaagctcttcatccagaACAAACCttaaaaagagcaaataaatcTCCGATTCAAGTCCAGAGGGAATAATGAGAAACATTCTTACAAGGGCTGAAATCAGGGAAAAAaaaagggtctgtagatcaaatctcagagaaacccttaatatagtcctgaattggactgaagaaaaaagggcaaGTTTGTGATACtatcctattgccaaagaacagctaacaaagctggttatTTTTCTAGAGGCTTCCCCATCTGACACTTATCAATTTTTtcagtatggattaattgatacaattttaatttttaatgatctaaaacttattagtgagtttcctgcaggattcgttgatgcagtaaagagatttaaaaatatgattaacaatgtaaatccaagggatatatccctaaaatttacaaatagtcaacctatttttaatgaagaagaagaatgcttagTTCCAGCACACCAAGTAAtattcatgtccgtcttccTAGAAAactttcaaccaattgatcaaattcaagatttaacaatctacagtcatgaaggaagactagccagcacattagcaagaatttttgaaagaactcaaaaaataacaagggaatctcacacaaaaattaattataaaagcagaaatactctgcttgtgtccagtaaaagaaatgaaattgaagaaagagagatgagactcttggTGGAATTTGAATCTGCATTCTATAATCTATCCGGACTCTTAGAAAAGCTCCCTGAAGGGATAAaaaggaatctctgctatttgataaaagacagagaagaccacaagtgccagctatgtgtctcGAAAATATCTGAAGGAAGCAATAATGAAATGAAATCCACCCACATGATGAAAGAAGAGGACAGTGCATCCACCCACATGATAAAAGAAGAGGACAATGCATCTGAAGCATCCCTCAATATTATTGCATAAtgacgtaagcgcttaggtcatagagcaccaacaatgtaactggtgcaagataataaacaatgacgtaagcaatgacgtcttaagaagggtaaggataggaattgtccatcagacccaaccattataaatagatttcttaggcaattgtagaaggcatcagaaaacagaaagtagaaggctaagagtactcaCATGCTAGGAAAGCAAGGAGGAAGCTGTCGAGGCGATTCTGTAGTCTGACAAAAGAATTTTCTTaggaaaaaatagttttaaactcccctctggagttaaTATCTACAATCTCtcctctggagataaaaacaccttatgtaaaatatactaaataaaggaagtttttctccatAAAGGTACGTCTTTGTCCTAAtctcttagttatgaattatttagaaagcttagaattaacgaaagaatctgattattatagattaactgctttattagataatgaaaaacaggctgttctaaaaacagaacta comes from the Arachis duranensis cultivar V14167 chromosome 7, aradu.V14167.gnm2.J7QH, whole genome shotgun sequence genome and includes:
- the LOC107496701 gene encoding LOW QUALITY PROTEIN: uncharacterized protein LOC107496701 (The sequence of the model RefSeq protein was modified relative to this genomic sequence to represent the inferred CDS: inserted 2 bases in 1 codon), translating into MTSSSSSSSSSSSSEEEETSPTTAPATAPTTAPANTATTNPAHQDKIKSAMQSLSSILSSPLSSHDPSALYPPISALLRRPNSGTGDNNLCRWLYDTFQSSVPDXHNRKPQAGFEAVLLAFYAHETTSRAGQPVTATLPDLSHPSLYHESKTPPPSKNSATDLNIAVVSPTLEPHGTVRSTRRARIVGVALELFYSKISSMPTESKVDFCEFCKIWAGQDGSMYKHFEEEGITEIKIDVKEKEKEKEKGKGKGKGGGKAVEETAAAEGRIPMPWELMQPVVRILAHCLMGPGSNKNEAVFAAANEACRCLFARSTHDVNPMAILAMRSLLRLSKTLDDDFDPTELPVTDIITL